CCCAAAACCCTAATTTTTTATCTCACATCTTGATCCCCGAATGGGATCTCTATGGCCAAACGCCAGTGCTCCATGCTACGCCGTATCACCGCGATAATGTCCGATGAATTGGCCGGCTTCGCCCTTTCGCATTATTAACACCTTTTCTTAGGGGTGCATTATATACACCTGAAAATTTATTTAGTTTTAGTCGATTTTCTTTTTACTATGCCTATAGCAGCCCACTTAACAATAGTGGGCCGAAGCCAGTCCAGGTACAAAGCCTAATTAACTGAGGCATGCAAACGTTGGTGTGTATGTACCTGATTGTATGTGTTCTGTGCATGCGTGCACAGGTGTATGCATGTCTTTGTGTGTGCGCGTGTTGAAAGTTTGTCACGTGTATTGATGTGTACTGCCCGCATGCGCGTGTATGCATGTCTGAGTGTGCATGCACGAGCATGCATACAGAAAAcatgagagaattccttatttggccctttcttaaattTTGGTTCCCTTTTTAGCCCTAAAAATTTATTTTTTCCTTCTTTGACATCCTAACTTTATTTTCTTCCTTTCATGACACTTCCGTCGATTTTTGCCGTTAACACCGTCAACTATGACAGGAAAAGTCATTTTACCCCTTCTTTATAGCAcactaaaaaaagaaaaacgaaCCCCCCTCCCCCCCTTCTGCCCCCGATTCCCCTTCTCCTCCCCGGGACCTAAACCTAGCGCAGCGGCGGCACGAGCGAGGAGCGaggcacccagcggcggcgcgagcGAGGCACCCAGCGGCGGTGGCGCGAGCGAGGCACCCAGCGGCGGCACATGGAGGAGGGCGAGGTGGACAAGGGCCATGGCGAGGCGGCCATGATGGGGAGGCAGGGGCGGCCAACTCTTGGAGGACGGGCAAGGCGGCCATGGTGGGGAGGCGGGGGGCGGCCAACTCCTGGAGGACGGNNNNNNNNNNNNNNNNNNNNNNNNNNNNNNNNNNNNNNNNNNNNNNNNNNNNNNNNNNNNNNNNNNNNNNNNNNNNNNNNNNNNNNNNNNNNNNNNNNNNNNNNNNNNNNNNNNNNNNNNNNNNNNNNNNNNNNNNNNNNNNNNNNNNNNNNNNNNNNNNNNNNNNNNNNNNNNNNNNNNNNNNNNNNNNNNNNNNNNNNNNNNNNNNNNNNNNNNNNNNNNNNNNNNNNNNNNNNNNNNNNNNNNNNNNNNNNNNNNNNNNNNNNNNNNNNNNNNNNNNNNNNNNNNNNNNNNNNNNNNNNNNNNNNNNNNNNNNNNNNNNNNNNNNNNNNNNNNNNNNNNNNNNNNNNNNNNNNNNNNNNNNNNNNNNNNNNNNNNNNNNNNNGGGGGGCGGCCAACCCCTGGAGGACGGGGGAGGCGGCCATGGTGGGGAGGCGGGGGGCGGCCAACCTGCTGACGACAGGCAAAGCGGCCATGGTGGGGAGGTGGAGGGCGGCCATGGTGGGGAGGCCGGCTGTGCGGCGGTCTCAGCCTTGCGTGGTAAAGGCGCAACACTGGAGCAAGGCCAAGTATCACCGAGGGATGCGGCTACATCGGCTTGTCTAGATGGGTGAGGCACCTCTTCTTTAAATTTGATAGAGTACTTAGAGATGGATCCCAAATGCAACATATTTGCAGCACCTCTCTTCTAGATTTGTCGAAATGCAACAGATTACTTAGGAGTTTCATTTAGAGATGATAATTTGCTGCAAAATCTGAACTTGGAGATGGATCCCAAATGCAACTCATGattaattttatttggtttttacagGATGGATCAAAATTCAACTTATGTGCTGAAAATCAATTTTCTTGGCAACCCAAAAAAAGCTAGAAAGGATATCAAATGCTTCTGTTTTGATAAGGTTATTGATTCCGACTTAACAAATTATAAGGACTTGGTTGAATCAATCGTAGAGTAGTACTCGCCTCGTTATTTGGAAGTTGCACATGTTCAGTATTATGATGGTGTTCTTAAAATCTACCCTGAAGTAACATCTGACCAAGAATTGGTGTCGATGTTTGAGAAACACTCTAAGACAAAGGTTGTGCACATGTTTGTTGCATATTGTGATCCATCGGAACCATATGAGCCTATAACGGAGTGGCATAGTGATGCGCATAGCCAACCTAACAAcatagaacaagatgatgatgatgattatcttCGCAACCCAGTACCTGAGAATGAGCATGTTGGTGTTGATGAGGAAAATATTTATTTAGAGGATGAACCTGTACCTCTTATCATGGTTCCTTGTTCCAACAAAGAAAAGGACAAAGACTATGTTCCTGATCATGAGAGCGAGGCTGAGAGCGAGGTTGAGAGCAAGGATGAGAGCATGTCAGAGGTTGAAGTAGAGGAAGATGAGGGATATCATGAGGCAGATCATGCACCACACATTGAATATAATAAATTAGATCCTCCAATGAACGAAGGAAGAAAATATCCCAATATGGCAGAGTTTAAATTGGCGCTTTCTCAGCATGCAATCAAACATGAATTTGAGTTTGACACCGAAAAGAGTGCACCACATAGGTTCAGAGCTTATTGTTCAAGAAGGGATGAAGATAAGTGTCCATGGAGGATATATGCTTCTACAATGGAAGATGAGTGCACAGTAATGGTAATTTTCTAACTTTACTCATGTGTGCTTAGTTTGTGGTCATGGTCTTTACTCTAGTACTAATTTTCTATGTTCATCTTTTGTAGGTGAGAAAGAACCCTTGTGGTCATGATTGCTCTagtacaaaaagaaaaaagaagttgAAGAATGCAAACAAGCGGTGGATATGTGAGCA
This portion of the Triticum dicoccoides isolate Atlit2015 ecotype Zavitan chromosome 7A, WEW_v2.0, whole genome shotgun sequence genome encodes:
- the LOC119327446 gene encoding uncharacterized protein LOC119327446: MFEKHSKTKVVHMFVAYCDPSEPYEPITEWHSDAHSQPNNIEQDDDDDYLRNPVPENEHVGVDEENIYLEDEPVPLIMVPCSNKEKDKDYVPDHESEAESEVESKDESMSEVEVEEDEGYHEADHAPHIEYNKLDPPMNEGRKYPNMAEFKLALSQHAIKHEFEFDTEKSAPHRFRAYCSRRDEDKCPWRIYASTMEDECTVMVRKNPCGHDCSSTKRKKKLKNANKRWICEHVKDWLIEDATLGPKAL